From the Quercus lobata isolate SW786 chromosome 6, ValleyOak3.0 Primary Assembly, whole genome shotgun sequence genome, one window contains:
- the LOC115949606 gene encoding AAA-ATPase At1g43910-like, with product MSSFLKNLPSTSSLVAAYATISTFLMLLKSMFDLMVPAKARESIIAIVQEHIISRFFTSFTFVIEDEWEFGDNALFRAAMVYLPTKIGPSTQTVLLGFKEKHKFETPPETGVPVWGHVVDEFENMKLKWTLKSTKSKNMFYSRGRKFFHLTCNKNHRDKVMKNYFPHVALTARSILNNRKGLRIYTYDQNHCYWESTAFKHPSTFATLAMEPGLKKSIMEDLDMFVNRKVFFERVGRTWKRGYLLYGPPGTGKSSLVAAIANHVRYNIYDLQLGTVKSDFDLRRLLTSTTNQSILLIEDIDCSSSSKVAQERPKDSDDSDDDDDEDNAKSKVEKKSTPPSSQGVTLSGLLNFIDGLWSSCGEERIIIFTTNFREKLDPALRRPGRMDVHINMGYCTPAGFRVLVSTYLGIQEHDLFGKIEKLIQVVEITPAEVAQQIMKSDQPEVALESLVEFLSAKKNEVDEAKTKKELKDTNQEEKLSAKKNRVDEAMTKNEEKDTKQEEKLSGDQDNGQPSESEMRSIYLT from the exons atgtcatcTTTCTTAAAGAACTTACCATCCACATCTAGCCTTGTCGCAGCCTATGCCACCATCTCCACCTTTCTCATGCTCCTCAAGAGCATGTTTGATCTGATGGTTCCAGCAAAAGCAAGGGAGAGTATAATAGCAATAGTTCAAGAGCACATAATCTCTCGTTTCTTCACAAGCTTCACTTTTGTGATAGAGGATGAATGGGAGTTTGGAGACAATGCACTATTCCGAGCTGCCATGGTCTATTTGCCCACCAAAATAGGCCCTTCCACCCAAACTGTCCTATTGGGTttcaaagaaaaacacaaatttgaaaCACCACCTGAAACAGGTGTTCCAGTTTGGGGTCATGTAGTGGACGAGTTTGAAAACATGAAGCTCAAATGGACACTTAAATCAACAAAGTCGAAGAACATGTTTTATTCTCGTGGAAGAAAGTTCTTTCATCTAACATGCAACAAGAATCACAGAGACAAAGTCATGAAGAACTACTTTCCACACGTTGCTCTCACTGCAAGGTCCATCTTGAACAATCGTAAAGGTCTTAGGATTTACACCTATGACCAAAACCACTGCTATTGGGAGTCCACAGCTTTCAAGCACCCATCAACATTTGCAACTCTAGCTATGGAGCCAGGCCTGAAGAAGTCCATAATGGAAGACCTTGACATGTTTGTGAATAGGAAAGTATTCTTTGAACGTGTGGGGAGGACTTGGAAGAGAGGGTATTTGCTTTATGGGCCACCAGGAACTGGGAAATCATCGTTGGTCGCGGCAATTGCTAATCATGTACGCTACAATATCTATGATCTTCAGCTTGGAACTGTTAAGTCGGACTTTGATTTGAGGCGTCTTCTTACCTCAACAACCAACCAGTCCATTCTGCTCATTGAAGACATTGATTGCAGTTCAAGTTCAAAGGTAGCACAGGAACGTCCCAAGGATAGTGATGACagtgacgatgatgatgatgaggacaATGCCAAATCCAAAGTCGAGAAGAAGTCTACGCCACCATCATCTCAAGGG GTGACACTATCAGGGCTGCTCAATTTCATTGATGGACTTTGGTCAAGCTGTGGTGAAGAGAGGATCATCATCTTTACTACCAATTTCAGAGAAAAACTGGATCCAGCTTTGAGGCGGCCAGGACGCATGGATGTTCACATTAACATGGGCTATTGCACCCCAGCAGGATTTAGAGTGCTTGTTTCAACATACCTTGGAATTCAAGAACATGATCTCTTTGGAAAGATTGAAAAGCTTATTCAAGTGGTAGAGATTACTCCTGCAGAAGTAGCACAGCAGATTATGAAGAGCGACCAACCTGAAGTTGCCCTTGAAAGTCTTGTGGAATTTCTTAGTGCAAAGAAGAATGAAGTTGATGAGGCCAAGACCAAGAAGGAATTAAAAGACACTAACCAAGAGGAAAAGCTTAGTGCAAAGAAGAACAGAGTTGATGAGGCCATGaccaaaaatgaagaaaaagacactaaacaagaagaaaaactaaGCGGAGACCAGGATAATGGGCAGCCTAGTGAGAGTGAAATGAGGTCCATCTATCTGACCTAG